One Choloepus didactylus isolate mChoDid1 chromosome 8, mChoDid1.pri, whole genome shotgun sequence DNA window includes the following coding sequences:
- the KRT79 gene encoding keratin, type II cytoskeletal 79: MRSSMTRRTYSTKEGFSSNSASGGGGTRTHTSFSSVMVSQGGGSGGGLLCGPRVGGFGSQSLYNLGGSKNISVSMARGPSLRQAPGGFGLGGGVYMGLGAARQTFRPTCPAGGIQEVTVNQSLMTPLNVEIDPEIQRVRTQEREEIKTLNNKFASFIDKVRFLEQQNQVLETKWVLLQEQGQNSGVTRNNVEPLFQTFLGSLQGQLDNLQSQKARLDLELRDMQELNEDFKKKYEDEINKRTAAENEFVVLKKDVDAAYITQADLRGKISILSEEVDFRRHLYDMELSQVQTHVSDTNVVLSMNNNRCLDLNSIIAEVKAQYEEIAQRSRTEAEALYQSKYEELQVTAGKHGDNLRNTKNSIAELSRTVQRLQGEADAARKQCQKLQTAIVEAEQHGELALKDAQRKLGDLDVALQQAKEELARIVRDYQDLMNTKLALDIEIVTYRKLLEGEESRMSGECPSSVSISVTGNSTTTCRGGAAGFGGGLSLGGGGGGITGGFISNVVYNPVKGGPASGGTSVLRKTTKVKTSSWKY, encoded by the exons ATGAGGTCCTCTATGACTCGGCGGACCTATTCCACCAAAGAGGGCTTCAGCTCCAACTCTGCTAGTGGAGGGGGCGGGACCCGCACCCACACCAGCTTCAGCTCAGTGATGGTGTCCCAGGGTGGAGGCAGTGGTGGGGGGCTCCTCTGCGGCCCCAGGGTGGGCGGCTTTGGCAGCCAGAGCCTCTATAACTTGGGGGGCAGCAAGAACATCTCGGTCAGCATGGCCAGGGGGCCCTCTCTGAGGCAGGCTCCGGGAGGCTTCGGCCTTGGTGGTGGAGTCTATATGGGCCTGGGGGCTGCCAGGCAGACGTTTAGGCCCACCTGCCCTGCTGGTGGGATCCAGGAGGTCACTGTTAACCAGAGCCTGATGACCCCCCTCAACGTGGAGATCGACCCGGAGATCCAGAGGGTGCGCACCCAGGAGCGGGAAGAGATCAAGACCCTCAACAACAAGTTTGCCTCATTCATCGACAAG GTGCGGTTCCTGGAGCAGCAGAACCAGGTGCTGGAGACCAAGTGGGTGCTGCTGCAGGAGCAGGGCCAGAACTCAGGTGTCACCAGGAACAACGTGGAGCCCCTCTTTCAGACCTTCCTGGGCAGCCTGCAGGGGCAGCTGGACAACCTCCAGAGTCAGAAGGCAAGGCTGGACTTGGAGCTGAGGGACATGCAGGAGCTCAACGAGGACTTCAAGAAGAA GTACGAGGATGAAATCAACAAACGCACTGCTGCGGAGAACGAGTTTGTGGTGCTCAAGAAG GATGTGGATGCTGCATACATCACCCAGGCGGACTTGCGCGGCAAGATAAGCATCTTGTCAGAGGAGGTGGACTTCCGGAGGCATCTCTATGATATG GAGCTGAGCCAAGTGCAGACCCACGTGTCTGACACCAACGTGGTCCTCTCCATGAACAACAATCGCTGCCTGGACCTGAACAGCATCATCGCCGAGGTCAAGGCCCAGTACGAGGAGATTGCCCAGAGGAGCCGGACTGAGGCCGAGGCCCTGTACCAGAGCAAG TACGAGGAGCTGCAGGTGACGGCTGGGAAGCATGGAGACAACCTGCGGAACACCAAGAATAGTATTGCTGAGCTTTCCCGCACTGTCCAGAGGCTGCAGGGTGAGGCAGATGCGGCCAGGAAGCAG TGCCAGAAGCTGCagacagccattgtggaagcagagCAGCATGGGGAGCTGGCGCTCAAGGATGCTCAGAGGAAGCTTGGGGACCTGGATGTGGCTCTGCAGCAGGCCAAGGAGGAGCTGGCCCGGATAGTGCGTGACTACCAGGACCTGATGAACACCAAGCTGGCCCTGGACATAGAGATTGTCACCTACCGCAAGCTGCTGGAGGGCGAGGAGAGCAG GATGTCTGGAGAATGTCCAAGTTCTGTCAGcattt CTGTGACCGGCAACTCCACCACCACGTGCAGAGGCGGCGCGGCCGGCTTCGGGGGTGGCCTCTCCCTGGGCGGGGGTGGTGGGGGCATCACGGGTGGATTCATCTCCAATGTGGTTTACAACCCTGTCAAGGGAGGGCCCGCCTCTGGGGGCACCTCCGTCCTGCGGAAGACCACCAAGGTCAAGACATCCAGCTGGAAATATTAG